One genomic region from Streptomyces sp. NBC_00582 encodes:
- a CDS encoding DMT family transporter → MNTARRPELLAAGAAGFTVLAWASAFVSIRSAGGAYSPGALALGRLLAGALVLGVLCVVRREGWPPREAWRGIAVSGVLWFGVYMVVLNWGEQQVDAGTAALVVNIGPLLIALLSARFLGDALPPRLLAGMAVSFAGAVTVGLSMSGGGGSSLLGVALCLAAAVAYAGGVVAQKPALGHASALRVTAFGCAVGAVVCLPFAGQLVREAADAPLSATLNMVYLGVVPTALAFTTWAYALARTTAGRMGATTYAVPALVVLMSWLALGEVPGLLTLAGGALCLAGVAVSRSKARRAGAVEPRPEQEDVSA, encoded by the coding sequence ATGAACACCGCTCGTCGTCCGGAGCTGCTCGCCGCCGGCGCGGCCGGCTTCACCGTTCTGGCCTGGGCCTCCGCCTTCGTCTCGATCCGCAGTGCCGGGGGCGCGTACTCCCCGGGCGCGCTGGCGCTGGGCCGGCTGCTGGCCGGTGCGCTGGTGCTGGGGGTCCTGTGTGTCGTACGGCGTGAGGGGTGGCCGCCGAGGGAGGCCTGGCGCGGGATCGCGGTCTCGGGCGTGCTCTGGTTCGGCGTGTACATGGTGGTCCTGAACTGGGGCGAGCAGCAGGTGGACGCGGGCACGGCCGCCCTGGTGGTGAACATCGGCCCGTTGCTGATCGCCCTGCTGAGCGCACGGTTTCTCGGTGACGCCCTGCCGCCGAGGCTGCTGGCCGGGATGGCGGTGTCCTTCGCGGGGGCGGTGACCGTGGGGCTGTCGATGTCGGGCGGGGGCGGGTCCTCGCTGCTCGGTGTGGCGCTGTGCCTGGCGGCGGCCGTCGCGTACGCGGGCGGGGTGGTGGCGCAGAAGCCGGCGCTCGGGCACGCGAGCGCGCTGCGGGTGACGGCGTTCGGGTGCGCGGTGGGGGCGGTGGTGTGCCTGCCGTTCGCCGGGCAACTGGTCCGGGAGGCCGCCGACGCCCCGCTGTCCGCGACCCTCAACATGGTCTACCTGGGGGTCGTCCCCACCGCGCTCGCCTTCACGACCTGGGCGTACGCGCTGGCCCGGACGACAGCCGGGCGCATGGGGGCGACGACGTACGCGGTGCCCGCACTGGTGGTGCTGATGTCGTGGCTGGCGCTGGGTGAGGTGCCGGGTCTGCTGACACTGGCCGGCGGGGCGCTGTGCCTGGCGGGGGTGGCGGTGTCCCGGTCGAAGGCGCGGCGGGCCGGGGCGGTGGAGCCGCGGCCCGAGCAGGAGGACGTGTCGGCGTGA
- a CDS encoding TetR/AcrR family transcriptional regulator: protein MARPRKPLLSTDRIVDTARALVDAEGLAAVSTRRLAAELGVSGPSLYNHFRTKDEILEAVADSVSAQIDLSMFEDGRDWRTALHDWAVSYRSALRDHPNIVPVLAQGPGRRPAGLRVADAVYGAMVTAGWPPAQATSIGALMRYFIMGSALGSFAGGFVDDAEAYDPTDYPHLGQAHLLADQQEKIDERAFETGLTALLDGLATQHRQLS from the coding sequence ATGGCCCGACCGCGCAAGCCCCTCCTCAGCACCGACCGGATCGTCGACACCGCCCGGGCACTGGTGGACGCGGAGGGCCTGGCGGCCGTCTCCACGCGTCGGCTCGCCGCCGAACTCGGGGTCAGCGGGCCGTCCCTCTACAACCACTTCCGCACCAAGGACGAGATCCTGGAGGCCGTCGCCGACTCGGTGAGCGCCCAGATCGACCTGTCGATGTTCGAGGACGGCCGGGACTGGCGGACCGCGCTGCACGACTGGGCGGTCTCCTACCGCTCCGCCCTGCGCGACCACCCGAACATCGTCCCGGTCCTCGCCCAGGGCCCCGGCCGCCGCCCCGCCGGCCTCAGGGTCGCCGACGCGGTCTACGGCGCGATGGTCACGGCCGGCTGGCCCCCCGCCCAGGCCACCTCGATCGGCGCGCTGATGCGCTACTTCATCATGGGCTCGGCCCTGGGCTCGTTCGCGGGCGGTTTCGTGGACGACGCCGAGGCCTACGACCCCACGGACTACCCGCACCTGGGCCAGGCCCATCTCCTGGCCGACCAGCAGGAGAAGATCGACGAACGGGCCTTCGAGACGGGCTTGACGGCGTTGCTGGACGGCCTGGCGACCCAACACCGTCAACTGTCCTGA
- a CDS encoding Zn-dependent alcohol dehydrogenase translates to MVRAAVLPAVGAPLEITDIELPDPGPGQVRVRLAAAGVCHSDLSLSDGTMRVPVPAVLGHEGAGTVVSVGEGVTRVAPGDRVVLNWAPSCGNCHACGLGEVWLCANALNGSADVYARTADGTDLHPGLNVAAFAEETVVGASCVLPLPDGVPLADAALLGCAVLTGYGAVHHSARVRAGETVAVFGVGGVGLATLQAARIAGASTIVAVDVSPEKEELARAAGATEYVVASAQTAREIRGLTGGQGVDVAVECVGRAVTIRTAWESTRRGGRTTVVGIGGKDQQVTFNALELFHWGRTLSGCVYGNTDPARDLPVLAEHVRAGRLDLSALVTERIALDGIPAAFENMLAGKGGRALVVF, encoded by the coding sequence ATGGTTCGCGCCGCCGTACTCCCCGCCGTGGGTGCTCCGCTGGAGATCACCGACATCGAGCTCCCGGACCCCGGCCCCGGCCAGGTCCGGGTGCGGCTCGCCGCCGCCGGGGTCTGTCACTCCGATCTGTCCCTGTCCGACGGCACCATGCGGGTGCCGGTCCCGGCGGTCCTCGGACACGAGGGCGCGGGCACCGTCGTCTCCGTGGGCGAGGGGGTCACCCGGGTGGCGCCCGGCGACCGGGTCGTCCTCAACTGGGCCCCGTCCTGCGGGAACTGCCACGCCTGCGGACTCGGCGAGGTCTGGCTGTGCGCCAACGCGCTGAACGGCTCGGCGGACGTGTACGCCCGCACCGCCGACGGCACCGACCTCCATCCCGGCCTGAACGTCGCCGCCTTCGCCGAGGAGACCGTCGTCGGGGCCTCCTGCGTCCTGCCGCTGCCCGACGGCGTCCCGCTCGCCGACGCGGCCCTGCTCGGCTGTGCGGTCCTCACCGGATACGGCGCCGTCCACCACTCCGCGCGCGTCCGCGCCGGCGAGACCGTCGCCGTGTTCGGCGTGGGCGGGGTGGGCCTGGCCACCCTCCAGGCCGCCCGGATCGCCGGCGCCTCCACGATCGTCGCCGTGGACGTCTCCCCGGAGAAGGAGGAACTGGCGCGGGCGGCCGGCGCCACGGAGTACGTGGTCGCCTCCGCGCAGACGGCCCGGGAGATCCGCGGCCTCACCGGCGGACAGGGCGTCGACGTGGCCGTGGAGTGCGTGGGCCGCGCCGTCACCATCCGCACCGCCTGGGAGTCCACCCGGCGCGGCGGCCGCACCACGGTCGTCGGCATCGGCGGCAAGGACCAGCAGGTCACCTTCAACGCCCTGGAACTCTTCCACTGGGGCAGGACCCTGTCCGGCTGCGTCTACGGCAACACCGACCCGGCGCGGGACCTGCCGGTGCTCGCCGAGCACGTCCGCGCGGGCCGCCTCGACCTCTCCGCGCTGGTCACCGAACGCATCGCCCTCGACGGCATCCCGGCCGCCTTCGAGAACATGCTCGCGGGCAAGGGCGGCCGGGCCCTGGTGGTCTTCTAG